In a genomic window of Thermosynechococcus sp. CL-1:
- a CDS encoding MFS transporter: protein MPLDPSSPNSAATSARSPLSLWTKLAFGAGDLGTAITANLQVFFLMVFLTNVAGLNAGLAGSVLMIGKIWDAINDPIIGYLSDRTPVGKWGRRHIWMILAALPFGICFFLNWWVPTTDQGLLFGYYVLMGLLFNTFYTAVNLPYSALTPELTEDYNERTSLNSFRFAFSIGGSIGSLLLAQILFQVIKEPKTQYIVLGGIAAVLSVLPIYWCVWGTRGRVREFERHTPSSGQSPLPLKTQLRLVFSNRPFLFVMGIYLCSWLAVQITASLIPFFIGDWLQMSPAEYTQVALAVQSTAMIMLFVWSAVSRRIGKKAVYYMGMALWMIAQAGLFLLQPGQTTLVYICAILAGFGVSTAYLVPWSMIPDVIDLDELNSGQRREGIFYAFMVLLQKIGLALGLFLVGQALQWAGYLSSVAGEPRPVQPPSALLAIRIAIGPLPTFFLIIGIVLAYLYPITQAVHQEILLRLHAKRQGEASA from the coding sequence ATGCCATTAGACCCATCCAGCCCAAACTCCGCTGCCACCAGTGCCCGTTCGCCCCTTTCCCTATGGACAAAACTTGCCTTTGGCGCCGGTGATCTCGGAACCGCCATCACTGCCAATTTACAGGTGTTTTTCCTGATGGTGTTCTTGACCAATGTGGCTGGCCTCAATGCGGGCTTGGCAGGCAGTGTGTTGATGATTGGCAAAATCTGGGATGCCATCAATGATCCGATCATCGGCTATTTGAGCGATCGCACCCCTGTGGGCAAGTGGGGACGCCGCCACATCTGGATGATCCTAGCAGCCCTTCCCTTTGGCATTTGCTTTTTCTTGAACTGGTGGGTACCAACGACGGATCAAGGGTTGCTCTTTGGCTACTACGTTCTCATGGGTCTCCTCTTTAACACGTTTTACACCGCAGTCAACCTACCCTACAGTGCCCTAACACCAGAACTGACAGAAGACTACAACGAACGCACTAGTCTGAATAGTTTTCGCTTTGCCTTTTCCATTGGCGGCAGTATTGGCTCACTCCTATTGGCGCAAATTCTCTTCCAAGTCATTAAGGAACCCAAAACTCAGTACATTGTCCTGGGGGGCATTGCCGCTGTATTATCTGTGTTGCCCATCTATTGGTGTGTCTGGGGCACACGGGGACGGGTACGGGAGTTTGAACGGCATACCCCCAGCAGTGGCCAAAGTCCTTTACCCTTGAAGACGCAACTGCGGTTGGTCTTTAGCAATCGGCCCTTCCTATTCGTGATGGGCATTTACCTCTGTTCTTGGCTAGCGGTGCAAATTACTGCCTCGCTGATTCCCTTTTTTATTGGCGATTGGTTGCAAATGTCCCCCGCTGAATATACGCAAGTGGCGCTGGCGGTGCAATCGACGGCGATGATCATGCTTTTTGTTTGGAGTGCCGTGAGTCGGCGTATTGGCAAGAAGGCGGTCTATTACATGGGCATGGCACTGTGGATGATTGCCCAAGCTGGCTTGTTTTTATTGCAGCCGGGACAAACAACGCTGGTCTATATCTGCGCGATTCTGGCGGGGTTTGGGGTTTCAACGGCCTACCTTGTCCCTTGGTCAATGATTCCCGATGTGATTGATCTCGATGAACTCAACAGTGGCCAACGGCGGGAGGGGATCTTCTATGCCTTTATGGTGCTACTGCAAAAAATTGGTCTTGCCTTGGGGCTATTTCTCGTCGGTCAGGCCTTGCAGTGGGCAGGCTACCTCTCCAGCGTTGCCGGTGAACCGCGCCCCGTTCAGCCCCCCTCGGCACTGTTGGCAATCCGCATTGCCATTGGACCGCTACCAACCTTTTTTCTCATTATTGGCATTGTTTTAGCCTACCTCTATCCCATTACGCAAGCGGTACACCAAGAGATTCTCTTAAGGCTGCACGCTAAACGGCAAGGAGAGGCTAGTGCATGA
- the folP gene encoding dihydropteroate synthase: MKGWYVGDRAFVWGERTYIMGILNITPDSFSDGGDFFNPASAVAHALEMVAAGVDVIDIGGESTRPGASEVPISAELARVLPVIEGIRQQSQIPISIDTTHAVVARAAVEAGANIVNDVSGGQADPEMFATVAALGVPYILMHRRGTPATMQQLTDYEDLIGDLLRYFQEQTQRAVASGILPEHLMIDPGIGFAKTTPQNLTLLRELRQFHSLGYPLLLGPSRKRFIGDILNLPNPKDRVWGTAAVCCHAIAQGVEMVRVHDVAAMVQVCRMADVLWRSP; encoded by the coding sequence ATGAAGGGCTGGTACGTGGGCGATCGCGCTTTTGTGTGGGGAGAGCGCACCTACATCATGGGGATCTTAAATATCACCCCCGACAGTTTTAGCGATGGCGGTGACTTTTTTAATCCCGCCAGTGCCGTTGCCCATGCCCTTGAGATGGTGGCGGCAGGGGTTGATGTCATTGATATCGGCGGTGAGTCCACCCGTCCGGGCGCCAGTGAAGTGCCCATTAGTGCTGAGTTAGCGCGGGTGTTGCCCGTGATTGAGGGCATCCGTCAGCAGTCGCAGATTCCCATTTCCATTGATACCACCCATGCGGTGGTTGCCCGCGCAGCCGTCGAAGCCGGTGCCAATATTGTCAACGATGTCTCAGGCGGGCAGGCGGATCCGGAAATGTTTGCCACGGTAGCGGCATTGGGGGTGCCCTATATCCTCATGCATCGGCGGGGAACGCCAGCCACCATGCAGCAATTAACGGACTACGAGGATTTGATTGGCGATTTGCTTCGCTATTTTCAGGAACAAACGCAGCGGGCAGTTGCCAGCGGCATTCTCCCCGAGCATCTGATGATTGATCCCGGTATTGGCTTTGCCAAAACCACGCCCCAGAATCTCACCCTTTTACGAGAACTGCGGCAATTTCACAGCCTTGGCTATCCTCTCCTGCTGGGGCCATCGCGCAAACGCTTTATTGGTGATATCCTGAACCTGCCCAATCCTAAAGACCGGGTTTGGGGTACCGCAGCGGTCTGCTGTCATGCCATTGCCCAAGGGGTCGAGATGGTGCGTGTCCACGATGTGGCGGCAATGGTGCAGGTGTGTCGGATGGCCGATGTGCTCTGGCGATCGCCCTAG
- a CDS encoding ARPP-1 family domain-containing protein, whose translation MNLLQELLQTVEIGTPQTFGGMTLFPLLRPIVAEPDYWTLTEAMNQNLLKITEVSEGGHVPELLCHNWSDRSVLLVDGEELVGAKQNRILNLTVLVPAHTDLKIPVSCVERGRWHYRCREFAAADRAYHATGRAKKLRYVTESLKHRGSRRADQGEIWADVDDHLLFFACKSATDALADVYEKEAHSLDEYVQAFRAIAQQIGALFVVHGQILGLELFDFPATFGKLLPKFSRSYGLEALKPSLSHGSEVTTADAKAFLTTVAAATAETFEALAEGTDVRLTHPEVIGSALVAKGRVVHLSAFPTEITQSKRRRSGWEI comes from the coding sequence ATGAATCTTCTCCAAGAACTCCTACAAACCGTTGAAATTGGCACTCCCCAAACCTTTGGTGGCATGACGCTGTTTCCCCTGCTGCGCCCGATTGTGGCAGAACCCGACTATTGGACGCTGACGGAAGCAATGAACCAAAACCTGCTAAAGATTACCGAGGTGTCTGAAGGGGGGCATGTGCCTGAACTCCTGTGCCATAACTGGAGCGATCGCTCGGTACTGCTTGTGGATGGGGAAGAACTCGTCGGTGCCAAGCAAAACCGTATTCTTAACCTCACAGTACTTGTACCTGCCCACACTGATCTGAAAATTCCCGTCTCCTGTGTTGAACGGGGTCGCTGGCACTACCGCTGCCGTGAGTTTGCCGCTGCTGATCGCGCCTACCATGCCACAGGGCGCGCCAAGAAACTCCGCTATGTTACAGAGTCGTTGAAACACAGGGGAAGCCGCCGTGCTGATCAGGGGGAAATCTGGGCGGATGTCGATGACCATCTGCTTTTCTTTGCTTGCAAGTCCGCCACCGATGCCCTCGCTGATGTTTATGAAAAAGAAGCCCACTCCCTCGATGAGTACGTCCAAGCATTTCGGGCGATCGCCCAGCAGATTGGTGCGCTTTTCGTCGTGCACGGTCAAATTTTGGGCTTGGAACTCTTTGACTTCCCTGCTACCTTTGGCAAACTGCTCCCCAAATTCAGCCGCAGCTACGGCCTTGAAGCCCTGAAACCCTCTCTTTCTCACGGTTCAGAAGTCACAACTGCCGATGCTAAAGCCTTTTTGACGACTGTGGCGGCTGCAACGGCTGAAACCTTTGAGGCCTTGGCCGAAGGCACAGATGTGCGGCTCACCCATCCCGAAGTCATTGGTAGTGCCCTTGTGGCCAAGGGGCGAGTGGTGCACTTGAGCGCCTTTCCCACCGAGATCACCCAGTCCAAACGCCGGCGGTCAGGTTGGGAAATTTAA
- the gatC gene encoding Asp-tRNA(Asn)/Glu-tRNA(Gln) amidotransferase subunit GatC, translating to MATKVITAEDVRKVAHLARLALDESEIEALTQQLDSILDYVNQLSELDVTDIPPTTRAIEVSNVTRPDVLEPWPNREDLLAIAPDREDDFFRVPKIM from the coding sequence ATGGCAACAAAAGTCATTACCGCAGAGGATGTGCGCAAGGTGGCTCACTTGGCTCGCCTCGCCCTTGATGAAAGCGAGATTGAAGCCCTGACCCAGCAACTAGATAGCATCCTTGACTATGTGAACCAATTGAGTGAACTGGATGTCACGGATATTCCACCGACGACCCGTGCGATTGAAGTCAGTAATGTAACCCGTCCCGATGTGTTGGAGCCTTGGCCAAATCGCGAGGATCTACTGGCGATCGCCCCGGATCGCGAGGATGACTTTTTCCGTGTGCCCAAAATTATGTAA
- a CDS encoding photosystem I assembly protein Ycf3, protein MPRSQRNDNFIDKTFTVMADLILKVLPTSSQSKTAFAYYRDGMSAQADGEYAEALENYQAALELEEDPNDRSYILYNIGLIHASNGDHEKALEYYHQALELNPRMPQALNNIAVIYHYLGTQAEEQQRSEEAEQLFDRAADYWKRAIQLAPNNYIEAQNWLKTTGRSSMDVYF, encoded by the coding sequence ATGCCGCGATCACAACGGAACGACAATTTTATTGACAAAACCTTTACGGTCATGGCTGACCTCATTCTCAAGGTCTTGCCCACCAGTTCGCAGTCAAAAACCGCCTTTGCCTATTATCGCGATGGCATGTCTGCCCAAGCGGACGGGGAATATGCCGAGGCACTGGAGAACTACCAAGCAGCCCTAGAACTAGAGGAAGACCCCAACGATCGCAGCTACATTCTCTACAACATTGGCCTGATCCACGCCAGTAACGGCGATCATGAAAAAGCCCTAGAGTATTATCACCAAGCCCTTGAACTCAATCCCCGCATGCCCCAAGCCCTTAATAATATCGCGGTGATCTACCACTACTTGGGCACACAGGCAGAGGAGCAACAGCGTTCCGAGGAGGCTGAACAACTCTTCGATCGCGCCGCAGACTACTGGAAACGGGCGATTCAACTGGCGCCCAATAACTATATCGAGGCGCAAAACTGGCTGAAGACCACGGGTCGCTCCAGTATGGATGTTTATTTCTAA
- a CDS encoding universal stress protein — protein sequence MIENILLADSGTGQSEQMLKSLMELPAIQRAAVTVLHVIPPKITAEEMAEQRQAGAKLLAEAVARLHLDPVISVNTMLREGDPKDTVLHVADEINADLIIMGSRGLKRLQSILENSVSQYVFQLSSRPMLLVRDDLFVKKINRIMVALNNSAAAKASLDLAVRLMEGVKGGKLILAHVNPDLKGHADTPSTAAEKDPILSEASTVAKQRGVEYQCVLTTGKPGEEICRIAADTNADLLVLGSPDRRPSIARSLPDLDRLLGTSLSDYVRVYAECPVLFVRQLEA from the coding sequence ATGATTGAAAATATTCTATTGGCAGACTCAGGAACTGGACAATCCGAACAAATGCTCAAGTCGCTGATGGAGTTGCCAGCGATTCAACGGGCTGCCGTCACTGTTTTGCACGTGATTCCACCGAAAATTACTGCCGAGGAGATGGCCGAACAACGTCAAGCGGGTGCCAAACTCCTAGCGGAAGCCGTTGCTCGACTGCATCTTGACCCAGTGATTAGTGTCAATACCATGCTGCGGGAGGGGGATCCCAAAGATACCGTGTTGCACGTGGCCGATGAAATCAATGCCGACTTAATCATCATGGGATCGCGGGGACTCAAGCGCCTGCAATCCATTCTCGAAAACTCCGTCAGCCAGTATGTGTTTCAACTGTCTTCCCGACCGATGTTGCTGGTGCGCGATGACCTCTTTGTGAAGAAAATCAACCGCATCATGGTAGCGCTCAATAATTCCGCCGCAGCCAAGGCCTCCTTGGACTTAGCCGTACGCCTGATGGAGGGGGTCAAGGGCGGTAAATTGATTCTTGCCCACGTCAATCCCGACCTCAAGGGTCATGCTGATACCCCCAGCACGGCTGCTGAAAAAGATCCGATTCTCTCGGAAGCCTCAACGGTGGCCAAGCAGCGGGGTGTGGAATACCAGTGTGTCCTGACCACCGGTAAGCCCGGTGAAGAAATCTGCCGCATTGCTGCTGATACCAATGCCGATCTCCTCGTTCTGGGTTCCCCGGATCGGCGTCCGTCCATCGCCCGCAGTTTGCCCGATTTAGATCGCCTCTTGGGCACCTCCCTTTCAGACTATGTGCGGGTCTATGCTGAGTGCCCCGTGCTCTTTGTGCGACAATTGGAGGCGTAG
- a CDS encoding DUF4129 domain-containing protein: MSLFDDLRWQGDRQWRQLGEALEYSFRQLFRQQTEPFWQDSPSLEAWLRWFFQGVLLVGLGLALYFLGRSLWRWWQRRSRFSAATALSTLEERPRPVREWLELAQDLQLAGDYGGACRALYMALLYRLQEAGWLRLQPHCTNGDYLRELERLFQLGERSPAVRRSIQHLFQVHSRSYYGAEAVDAQTLATCQAAYFEVDPFLRERQQ, translated from the coding sequence GTGAGCCTTTTTGATGATCTGCGCTGGCAGGGCGATCGCCAGTGGCGACAATTGGGTGAAGCCCTTGAGTACAGCTTTCGCCAACTCTTTCGCCAGCAAACGGAGCCATTTTGGCAGGACTCCCCCTCCTTAGAGGCATGGCTACGCTGGTTCTTTCAAGGGGTCTTGCTCGTTGGCCTTGGACTCGCCCTCTATTTCCTAGGGCGCAGCCTGTGGCGATGGTGGCAGCGGCGATCGCGCTTTTCCGCGGCAACAGCCCTTTCTACCCTTGAGGAGCGACCGCGGCCTGTGCGCGAGTGGCTGGAACTTGCTCAAGACCTGCAATTGGCGGGGGATTATGGGGGTGCTTGTCGTGCTCTCTACATGGCCTTGCTCTATCGGTTGCAGGAGGCGGGCTGGCTACGGCTACAGCCCCACTGCACCAATGGCGACTATCTACGGGAATTGGAGCGACTCTTTCAACTGGGGGAGCGATCGCCAGCCGTGCGGCGGAGTATTCAGCACCTCTTTCAAGTTCACAGTCGCAGTTACTATGGCGCCGAGGCGGTGGATGCCCAAACCCTAGCCACCTGTCAAGCCGCCTATTTTGAGGTGGACCCCTTCCTGCGGGAGCGCCAGCAATGA
- a CDS encoding DUF4350 domain-containing protein has protein sequence MITINRRQWFFLGCAVLVLLVVGLLILAVAPSSRAGSSFDASPWGTQKFYAYLQQQGFQVARWQRDYNYLKGQGHVFIQISGRPMSWPPSLVEWLAQGNTLVRFYWHGEPTAAPFAARLSTPQGKVLIETRRRVPFQQGDRSLLKDDHGSIVYLREATSPQTHGQRILGVYPWLVANVYGGDPPLANFAVVAEILQNVVTPGATIYFDEWLHGYRQRTPEDVVRETVPETLFDYFSRTPWLAVGVQFSLLLLFLLWQQSQRFGPPLLEKEPVASNSAAYIAALAGVLERAQQRHFVLEQLQHRFRYDLANQLGLAANPHHLPRDSELIQAWQTTTGRSPQHLQDLLSIPHSIDDSQLLKWLEQAGSALQALKRAV, from the coding sequence ATGATCACGATCAACCGTCGCCAGTGGTTTTTCCTCGGCTGCGCTGTCCTTGTGCTGCTGGTGGTCGGCCTCCTGATTCTGGCGGTGGCGCCCAGTAGCCGCGCTGGTTCCTCCTTTGATGCCTCCCCTTGGGGCACGCAGAAATTTTATGCGTATCTACAACAGCAGGGGTTCCAAGTGGCGCGTTGGCAGCGGGACTATAACTACCTCAAGGGTCAAGGGCACGTTTTCATTCAAATTAGTGGTCGTCCCATGAGCTGGCCACCATCCCTTGTGGAGTGGCTGGCCCAAGGCAATACGCTGGTGCGCTTTTACTGGCATGGGGAACCCACCGCAGCCCCCTTTGCGGCACGGCTCTCGACGCCCCAGGGCAAGGTCTTGATTGAAACCCGCCGCCGCGTTCCTTTCCAGCAGGGCGATCGCTCTCTCCTCAAGGATGATCATGGTTCAATTGTCTATCTCAGGGAAGCCACTAGTCCCCAGACCCATGGACAACGAATCCTTGGGGTCTATCCTTGGCTGGTGGCTAATGTCTATGGCGGTGACCCCCCCCTTGCGAACTTTGCTGTTGTGGCCGAGATTTTGCAGAACGTGGTTACGCCGGGGGCGACGATATACTTTGATGAATGGCTCCACGGCTACCGCCAACGCACTCCAGAGGATGTGGTCAGGGAGACGGTGCCTGAAACCCTCTTCGACTACTTCAGTCGTACCCCTTGGTTGGCTGTGGGGGTGCAATTCAGCCTCTTGCTCCTCTTTTTGCTATGGCAGCAAAGTCAACGTTTTGGCCCACCCCTATTGGAAAAAGAACCTGTGGCCAGTAATAGTGCCGCCTACATTGCAGCCCTCGCAGGCGTTCTTGAGCGGGCACAGCAGCGGCACTTTGTCCTAGAACAGCTGCAACATCGCTTTCGCTATGATTTAGCCAACCAACTCGGCCTTGCCGCCAATCCTCACCATCTGCCTAGGGATTCAGAACTCATTCAGGCATGGCAGACCACAACGGGGCGATCGCCGCAACACCTGCAAGACCTCCTCAGTATTCCCCACAGCATTGATGATTCCCAGTTACTCAAGTGGCTAGAGCAGGCCGGCAGTGCCCTACAGGCTCTGAAAAGGGCTGTCTAA
- a CDS encoding 2Fe-2S iron-sulfur cluster-binding protein: MASKAEFVATNIKFVNENKEIIAANGANLRLKAMEAGVDLYTLKGKFLNCGGYGQCGTCIVEIVEGMENLSPRTPVEERKLRRKPENYRLACQTLVYGPMCVKTKPKG, translated from the coding sequence ATGGCAAGCAAAGCTGAATTTGTGGCCACAAATATTAAGTTTGTTAACGAAAACAAAGAAATTATTGCTGCCAACGGCGCGAATCTGCGCTTAAAAGCAATGGAAGCGGGGGTTGACCTCTACACCCTCAAGGGCAAGTTCTTGAATTGTGGGGGCTACGGCCAGTGTGGCACCTGTATTGTTGAGATCGTCGAGGGTATGGAAAACCTTTCCCCCCGCACACCAGTGGAAGAACGCAAGCTCCGCCGTAAGCCAGAGAATTATCGCTTGGCTTGCCAAACTCTTGTCTATGGACCTATGTGTGTGAAGACAAAGCCGAAGGGCTAG
- the psbB gene encoding photosystem II chlorophyll-binding protein CP47 — protein sequence MGLPWYRVHTVLINDPGRLIAAHLMHTALVAGWAGSMALYELAIFDPSDPVLNPMWRQGMFVLPFMARLGVTGSWSGWSITGETGIDPGFWSFEGVALAHIVLSGLLFLAACWHWVYWDLELFRDPRTGEPALDLPKMFGIHLFLAGLLCFSFGAFHLTGLFGPGMWVSDPYGLTGSVQPVAPEWGPDGFNPYNPGGVVAHHIAAGIVGIIAGLFHLLVRPPQRLYKALRMGNIETVLSSSIAAVFFAAFVVAGTMWYGSATTPIELFGPTRYQWDSGYFQQEINRRVQASLASGATLEEAWSAIPEKLAFYDYIGNNPAKGGLFRTGPMNKGDGIAQAWKGHAVFRNKEGEELFVRRMPAFFESFPVILTDKNGVVKADIPFRRAESKYSFEQQGVTVSFYGGELNGQTFTDPPTVKSYARKAIFGEIFEFDKETLNSDGIFRTSPRGWFTFGHAVFALLFFFGHIWHGARTLFRDVFSGIDPELSPEQVEWGFYQKVGDVTTRRKEAV from the coding sequence ATGGGACTACCTTGGTACCGAGTCCACACTGTCCTGATCAATGATCCAGGGCGGTTGATTGCGGCCCACCTGATGCACACGGCATTGGTCGCCGGTTGGGCAGGGTCGATGGCTCTTTATGAGCTAGCTATTTTTGATCCCAGTGATCCCGTTCTCAACCCAATGTGGCGGCAGGGAATGTTTGTGTTGCCCTTCATGGCACGGTTGGGGGTCACGGGGTCTTGGAGCGGTTGGAGTATTACTGGCGAAACAGGGATTGACCCCGGTTTTTGGAGCTTTGAGGGGGTTGCCCTCGCTCACATCGTCCTGTCAGGTCTGTTGTTCTTGGCGGCCTGCTGGCACTGGGTCTATTGGGATTTGGAACTCTTCCGCGATCCTCGCACCGGTGAGCCTGCCCTCGACTTGCCGAAAATGTTTGGCATTCACCTGTTCCTTGCCGGTTTACTCTGCTTTAGCTTTGGTGCTTTTCACCTGACCGGTCTCTTTGGTCCTGGGATGTGGGTCTCTGACCCCTATGGCTTGACGGGCAGTGTCCAGCCTGTGGCACCCGAATGGGGACCCGATGGCTTTAATCCCTACAACCCCGGTGGTGTGGTTGCTCACCATATCGCCGCAGGCATTGTCGGTATTATTGCTGGTTTATTCCACCTGCTGGTACGTCCACCCCAACGACTTTACAAAGCTCTGCGCATGGGGAATATTGAAACGGTACTCTCCAGCAGTATTGCTGCCGTCTTCTTTGCTGCCTTTGTCGTTGCCGGCACGATGTGGTATGGCAGTGCCACCACGCCCATTGAACTCTTTGGGCCGACTCGCTATCAGTGGGACAGTGGCTACTTCCAACAGGAAATTAACCGCCGCGTGCAGGCCTCCCTCGCCAGTGGCGCCACCCTTGAAGAGGCTTGGTCAGCCATTCCAGAGAAACTGGCCTTCTACGATTACATTGGCAACAACCCCGCCAAAGGAGGTCTCTTCCGTACGGGCCCGATGAACAAAGGGGATGGGATTGCCCAAGCTTGGAAAGGCCATGCCGTCTTCCGCAACAAAGAGGGTGAAGAACTCTTTGTCCGTCGCATGCCTGCCTTCTTTGAAAGCTTCCCCGTCATCCTCACCGATAAGAATGGCGTTGTCAAAGCCGACATTCCCTTCCGTCGTGCCGAGTCGAAGTATAGCTTTGAGCAACAAGGCGTGACCGTCAGCTTCTACGGTGGTGAATTGAACGGCCAAACCTTCACCGATCCACCCACCGTTAAGAGCTATGCCCGTAAAGCTATCTTCGGTGAGATCTTTGAATTCGATAAGGAAACCCTCAACTCCGACGGGATTTTCCGCACCAGTCCCCGTGGCTGGTTTACCTTCGGCCATGCGGTGTTTGCCTTGCTCTTCTTCTTTGGTCACATTTGGCATGGTGCCCGCACGCTGTTCCGCGATGTCTTCTCTGGGATTGATCCCGAACTGTCGCCGGAGCAAGTGGAATGGGGCTTCTACCAAAAAGTGGGCGATGTCACCACTCGTCGCAAAGAAGCTGTCTAG
- a CDS encoding photosystem II reaction center protein T, translating to METITYVFIFACIIALFFFAIFFREPPRITKK from the coding sequence ATGGAAACCATCACCTACGTTTTCATCTTTGCCTGCATTATCGCGCTGTTCTTCTTTGCCATCTTCTTCCGTGAGCCTCCTCGGATCACCAAGAAGTAG
- a CDS encoding histidine phosphatase family protein: MARWDGQACCLSIAKEKPLSTRVIIVRHGESTFNVQERVQGHSDASSLTERGHWMAAQVGLALRGIPIRKIYTSPLKRATETAEGIHAQLQDPQLKPPHSLDLLKEIALPAWEDLPFAEVKARFPEDYRRWQEAPETLMMKITTESGQTKEFFPLLDLYDRAGMVLEALLTAHENETIVIVGHSGMNRALICTGLGLGVKGYLRLQQANGGISVLNFSNGLRQPAQLEALNLTSHLNDPFPQPRFKEQTLRIFLVRHGETDWNREGRFQGQIDVPLNENGRAQAAAVAEFLKAVPFHHALSSPLRRPKDTALAILQYHPDVELALEPALAEISHGDWEGKFEPEVAAAYPGELERWRTTPALVQMPNGENLEQVRDRVVKAWEEWLKRWKTNAPTPHNVLVVAHDATNKVLLCHIVGLGIENFWLFKQGNGSVTVIDYPIKGGLPRLQAVNITTHLGGVLDRTAAGAL, translated from the coding sequence ATGGCACGGTGGGACGGCCAAGCTTGTTGTCTGTCAATCGCTAAGGAGAAACCTCTGAGTACCCGAGTCATTATTGTCCGCCACGGTGAAAGCACGTTTAATGTCCAAGAGCGGGTGCAAGGTCACAGTGATGCCTCTTCGCTCACGGAACGCGGTCATTGGATGGCAGCCCAAGTGGGTCTCGCTCTACGGGGCATTCCCATCCGCAAGATTTACACCAGTCCCCTGAAACGGGCAACGGAAACCGCAGAGGGCATCCATGCTCAGCTCCAAGACCCGCAACTCAAGCCACCCCATTCCCTTGATTTACTCAAAGAGATTGCGCTGCCCGCTTGGGAAGATCTGCCCTTTGCCGAAGTGAAGGCACGGTTTCCCGAGGACTATCGCCGCTGGCAGGAAGCCCCAGAAACCTTGATGATGAAAATCACCACGGAGAGTGGCCAAACCAAGGAGTTTTTTCCGCTATTGGATCTCTACGATCGCGCGGGCATGGTTTTGGAAGCGCTGCTGACGGCTCACGAAAATGAAACCATTGTCATTGTCGGCCACAGCGGTATGAATCGTGCCCTGATTTGCACGGGTCTCGGCTTGGGGGTCAAGGGCTATTTGCGGCTGCAGCAGGCCAATGGCGGCATTAGTGTCCTCAATTTCAGCAACGGCTTGCGACAACCCGCACAACTAGAAGCCCTCAATCTCACGAGCCATCTTAATGATCCCTTTCCGCAACCCCGTTTCAAGGAGCAAACGCTGCGCATCTTTTTGGTGCGCCATGGTGAAACGGACTGGAATCGCGAGGGACGCTTCCAAGGGCAAATTGATGTGCCCCTGAATGAAAATGGCCGTGCCCAAGCGGCGGCGGTGGCCGAGTTCCTCAAGGCGGTGCCCTTTCACCATGCCTTGAGTAGTCCCCTACGGCGGCCCAAGGATACGGCCTTGGCGATTTTGCAGTACCACCCTGATGTCGAGCTAGCGCTAGAACCAGCCCTTGCCGAGATTAGCCACGGGGATTGGGAGGGCAAGTTTGAACCGGAGGTGGCGGCGGCCTATCCGGGGGAACTGGAACGCTGGCGCACAACCCCGGCCCTGGTGCAAATGCCCAATGGGGAAAACCTCGAACAGGTGCGCGATCGCGTGGTTAAGGCATGGGAAGAGTGGCTGAAGCGCTGGAAAACCAATGCTCCCACCCCCCACAATGTTTTGGTTGTGGCTCATGATGCCACTAATAAGGTCTTGCTCTGCCACATTGTTGGCCTAGGCATTGAAAACTTCTGGCTCTTTAAGCAGGGCAATGGCAGCGTCACGGTAATTGACTATCCCATCAAGGGCGGTCTGCCGCGATTGCAGGCAGTGAATATCACCACCCATTTGGGGGGCGTGCTGGATCGGACGGCGGCGGGAGCCTTGTAA